The genomic window TCATTCTCCACCCTCCCGTTACCCTCTTGCTTAACTCCACACAGCCATAACTCAAGAAAAGTGACCTGAGTATACAGCTGCTCTCATCCTGCCAGGCCCTGCTGTGGTTCTTTGCTGTTGCCTTTCCCAGCTTCCATAGTCCTCAAGTGGTCTTCTCACGACAGGAGCCACTGATATCTGTGTAGGCAGAGCAAAAGGCTGTGCCGAGCTCCACAGCAAATCCCTCGAAACAACGCAGcaacagctgcacagctcctggcaaCCCTGGCCCAACAAAAAGTCACATGGGTCATgaaaaaattataaaaggaTAACTGAGAAGAAACGTCAGGGGCAGGCACGCTCCTCAGTTCTCAGGGTTGCAGTAAAGAAAAACTGcataggaaaagggaaagattaCAGCTCTCCCATCCAAATACTTCCCAGGGGAAAATAAGAAGGGAGTGGAGGCAATCACAAGCTTCCTTTCATAATCTTCCAGAGGAAGCAGCATCAGTTCCACTGTCTGAACGGCACAACAGGGACAAAGAACCAAGGCATCCAAGGTACCTGCATAGCTGTGGTTAAGACAGGTAACAAATTAATTTGTAATGTGAAAATGCTTAACATGTCTTAAGAAGCCTGTTCCCTTCAGCATCTGAGGAGCACCCAGCTGACTCAGGAAGATGGTGATGCACCTGAAACACCACAGGTGAATTTCCTCTTCTACGTGCTGATCTGACCTGCTCCCCAGCAAAATTAAGAGTGAAATTGCTGTCCCACCTCAGGATGATCACCCCTTGCTGGGGTGGCTAAATCATCAGCTGTCCTGACAGACAGGGAACACCTCTTGTCACAGGTCCAGAGAACTCTTAAAACATTTGAACACCACTACTCCAGGACAGGGACGGGACAAGGACTAGACTGACAGGAGAAGCATTACTCACAACCTTGGTTTTACTGCATATTTGATAACTGGTGAGATCCCCGGAACAGCCAGCGTGCACCTTTCATGTTTTGTGATGCAGAACAGTTCTACGAGACAGACCAGAGAAGACTTTCCCTTTTCACCCTGTTTATGTGGAGTTTCTAATCAGAAGTCCCCCGGTATAAGAGAGCTAATGTCACCTTACACTATTCCCACCTTCGGTTCCCAACAGCCCGCCCTGTTCCCACTTGAATGGAACAGATCCCACCAGCTGCAACAGAAGTCAGACTGGGCTCCTGGAGACAGAGCTCAGAAGGGAAGGTGAGGAGACAGGTACGTCATGCTCccaaagaacacacacacacctcctttAACACCAACTCTTTTCACcctcatgtttatttttctttatattaaaaaaaaaaagtctttgcaaACAAGTCTCTTGTTCCTCCTTTCCAATTCAGTGGGATTGCTGCAAGCACTCCATGGCACACGACTCTTGGGAAGCAGAGAAAGTGCACCACAACTCCGTAATATTTCCATAGGAAAAGCTGACTCATAACTTACATCTTCCTCGAAATGCCGACACAGGTTTGTCAGAAGCAGCCCAGTGTCAATCCAAGGAGCAGCACTGGAGCCACCTGAGCTTGGCTCCGTGGCTCTAGCAGAGCAGGAGGCCCTCCTTTGCTGCCAGGCGCTGGCGATGGATTTtatcctgctgcagctcctcatgGTTTGGATGCCAGAGTTTCATGACAATTCTCTCAATGTTTAGGGCGTAGACAGTGTGTGCTGGAATAACTTCTTTGTGTACCTAGAGGTAAGGTCAAAAACACGTTTCATGCTCGTTTCCCCATGGAGAACCTGTGTCTGACAGGATgagcagagccagccctgcagggcaggagcacaaGGAGAGCTCCAAGTTGTCAGCACTGGCACACCAGCCAGCACAGAACTGCTGCCTGTTACACCACTTTCTAAGGAAGTCATTATTTTGATccaaaaccataaaaaaaaacattttgtctgaCCAAACACAGCACAAACGCTTGACTACAGCACGTATTATGAACACTCTGCCTCCACAGCCTTGAGATAAAAATCTCCAGGCCTTTTCACAACAGCAGAGATCAAGGAGGGACAGAGGGGGTGGAATTTCTCAGAGCTAGCTTTAGACATTCTAATTAGCCTGAATGCAAAAGAGAGGGGCCCACAGCCAGGCGTCTCCAGGGGAAGATGCATCCAGCCCACCTCAGACACCTCCACAGCGTCGGGGTGGTCACCGCAGCAGCCTGCGTGCCAGGACCCCAGTATTCCTCTAAGCACCCAGgcagaagatgaagaggaaaaagggacGTGCCAGACAAGTCATTCAGGGCACTCCTATCAAAACCTCAGTCTAACTCAGTTCTGATACGATCGCTGCAGTCTTGCTGCAGAGGAAGAGTTCTTATGTAGAGACAGGGATTTCCTCAGCAGCCCTCTCTGATCTAGGGGGGCAGAACAGGCCTGAGACCACAAGTTGACTGTCAGCTGCTCCCTACTAGCAGGAGCAAGACAAAGCCAAATAATTGTAAATTTGTGAGGGACAGAAGCAAACAGACAGGAGGAGATGAAATCAAATCCCTCTCCATGCATGTAAACTAAAATTGAGTGGTGGGTGGTACACAGGACAGTGTAGGGTGAAGAGCTTACCTGTAATGCCTCAAAAAGGTCATACATGTTCACAGGAGGGAGGGATGCTGGCAAGGTGTCCCCAGAGCATGCCAGGAGTagcgctgcctgctgctcagcatcATCAGGTGGGGGCTGCGGAGCTAGACTCTGACCAGCAGAAGGTGTCACAGAGGTTGGAGGGCTGTAcagagagcaggcaggaaaGCCTTTCAGTCAAGGGAACAGCACTAGTTTGGGAAGAAACCCAAATGCTGGGTCAAGctcctgctgtttttctgtactTGCTGATTTAGCCCTTGTGTATATGAAATTCTATTATCTGTAATTAAAACCTGTGAAATTCcagtttaataaaaaacaatggaaactGATCCTCAGCATACTTCAGACCTGCTTTATAACTAATTGCCATTTGGTAGCTTTTGTTATTCACAACCAAGAGTTTCCACCCAGTCTAAGACTTGATGGCACTCAAAACATTAAACTGAAAGAGCATAGCTGGAAGGCAGAGTTGTTTGGACTAGACTGCATTTATAGTGCTATAACCAAATTTTAAAACACCCACGACCTCCTGTCAACTGCTAGAAGCTTTGCCATAGACAAACACAACTTCGTGTACACACACACTGCCAGACACAGCACGAGCTGTTCAACACTTTGGAAACCAAGATGACTCCGGAGCTCTAGTGACCAGAAAGCCCTGCAAAGGAATCGTTAATACATTTATACATTTGGACACAGGTCCTCATCTACATCTCATGGCACAATGGTGGTGTCCCAACAAAGGCTGGGCTCTTCTGCCCACGGGCAGTTGTCCCGAGAACTCGCTCCTGTACCGCTCACTACAAGCAATAATTAATAAGAATACTCAGAAGGCAAAGGGTCGCCTTGACAAGCCAGTAAGATGGGCACAGACAAGGAGGAGAGACCTACCACTGCCCTCAACTTTGCTGCTGAAAAATCCCCACATCCTTCCTCCCtgttcagcagcacagccctgctacTTTCATTGTGCGTGAAAGCTGAACACCATTATTAACAGATTCCATTAAGTAAGAGAAACCAAACAGAGTAACTTCAGCAAACTACATTTGAGATTAACCACGTGCTGAGAACTCCTTACCTTTCAATTAAGTTGTTATAAGCAACAACACTGTTCTTCAGATATGGCTGAGGGTTAACATTGCTCCCAAAGGCGTATTTGAAGTGGCCATCTCTCAGGCGGTAGGCTTTCCGCCGGGATATTACAGAGGTCAGGATATCCTTAAGATGGTTCTGCAATGAAAAACCATTGTGGTATTATGGTCACACGTGCTGGGTTGTTCATCCGAGCAAGTTATGGCTATAAGAAGCACAACACCAACAGACAAGacagcagcagcgctgctgtGACCACAGGGACGTAAAGACACGAGGGGAACGAGATCTGGAACTCGGACAGGCCGCAGCATTTCTCTCTCAACCACCTGACAGAGCTGGACACAGAGAACATGGCATTGCATGCGAGTACTGTATGAAAGTACAGCTCACAGACTAATGTGATGCGCAGCTTCAAATGTCACAAGGAGGTTTCTTAAATGCTAGGGAATTCCCAGCCCCGATCCCTTTCACAAGTTAAGAGGTCTTACAATTCACATTAAACAATTACTTGCACTGAAATACCAGCTCTAAAACTAGAGCGAACGGTCAGCCACTTCACAAATTTGGCCTCACTCCCACACGGGGAACTCAGGGTGACCTCTGGATCATGACTTGGAGAGACCATCCATACAGAGCTCCGAGTAACAGCTCCAAGTAATGCTTGGATCTGACCAGATGTTGGGTAATGTGCCACTGAGGCCAAGAACTTCATCTGCAGCTACTATCTGGTCTGCTGCTTCCACGCCAGTTATGTGCATCTGTAGCTTTATCCAGCTCTTTAAAATGGTGCCACTCCATCACTGTTTGTGCGTGACAGGAGCAGCACTTACCAAACCAGCTACTTGAGCATACTTGAGTTCTTCATACACAAGTACTTTGTAATTAATGCCTGCAGGCACAAACCCAAGGCTTCACATCTCAGATGCACAAACCCAGAAGCCCTTTGCTTCTGATTTGACTCCTCCCAAGGCAACGGGGCAGTTGGAGAAGTAGGTTTCCTCCCTCCAGTGAGGGAGGCCACCCCGTACTGCGCACAGAGCCTTTTGCTGCTGGCAGAAGGGGAACACCACTGCTGGCCGGCCCCGTCTCACCTCCACAGCATAAACGACTGCTGTCACTGCCTCCTCCGTGACATTGTCTAGCCCGTGCTCGTAAGCAGTTACGATCATCCTTCCTTCCAGCTGGCCACGTGTAGGAAGCATCATGGTATGGGAACACAGCTTCAGGTCGTCATCCTCCTGAGGATCTTTTGCCACAAACTGCTGGGCTCCAGACAGCGGGTTCTGAGGCTGGAACCGGTGCTGGGATGAACACAAAATTAGAGCGTAAGAACATACAGCCTTGGTCAGAGCCTTTGGCTCATCTAGCCAAACATTACTTCTCCAACTGGAGAGCCAACACCTATAGAACATATCACAGGAAAAGTGATATCCCTGCTTCCACCCCCAGGATAGTCTTCCAACTCTCAATGATTTGGGAGTGAAGAAATTTAAGCTGGTGTTGATATCCTTTTATTTAACAGCCCATGAGCTTGTTTCGCAGCGCCCTGAACCTCCTATACTTCAGGTATCCACATCCTGCAGCAAGAAATTCTACAGCCTAAGAAGCTGTGCCACGAGTCGCCTACTCTGGTTTGCTCTGTACTTCCCACCTGCTACATTCATTTAGTTTTCCTGCAGTTCTCAAATGCGGTCACTGTCCCTTTTATCTCTTCACACTGCTCAGGCCAGTGATGATGTTAGTGGACTTTCACATCTTTCAGTCACTTCCTTCTATGCCGAGGAGTTCTCAGCTACTTAGTCATTTCTTGTGCAGAAGCCTTCTGCTAGTAGCTAAAAATACACCCGTATCGTTTAGCAACTGTAGTTTCCTACCAAGACAAAAGACGGTTATCCTGAGCTTGGGTGATTCTTACATTTCAATCGAGAATAAGGATTTAAGTGCAACAGCTCAGCCAAATTTCAGGTCTGGATTTTGTACGCTGGTCCCCGCGTGCGCTTTCAGTACCctaagcagagctgtgctgctgagcagccgCTGTTTGCGTGGATTACGGCTACTTTTGAGAACTGAGTCAGTTATTTAGGgacaaaaacatcacagaacTTGAATCCATACCCAAAAGTAGCACATTTCCCAGCCTTTACGCATTCCAGCACAATTCCCTCACTGTGCTTGTGCCTCTGAGTACTCGTGGTGGTGCCTGTGAAGTCTCAGTCCCCAGGCAGACAGTGAGGCAGCGGACAGAAGCCACTGATCTTTGGACCCAGACATATGCTTGGCCCAGCCCTAAAAATGCAAGGGAACTACACGACCCTGACTCATCCACCATGTGCTCCCAGAACTCCTGCCTTCCCGCTCTCTGCAACAGATCGGGTGGCTCGGGAATAAACACTGCCATGAGGCATCATGACAAACGCATGCTTGACATATAAACAATGAACATACAGCGAAGTGGAGTTTTCACATCTTGGTTTCAGGCGAGGAAAGGGGGCCTGCTTTATTCAAAGGACAGTGTGGCATTTAACTCAAAGTGAAAAACCAATCCACCCACCAGTGATGCGAAAGCAGGTTTCCCTCACAGTAATTTGGAAGACTTAAGCTTTCATTACAGGAAAGCTGcgtgcctggaaaaaaaagccttccaagTGTAAGCAACTCTAAGAGGAATGCGGTTTGGGAAACCAGAAGCCAATTGGGACAAACTTGTGGCCATTCCCATAGCTGTTGTTCTGCCCAGCAAGGTCATGACAGTAAATATCGAGGCACTTCTGTGTTCACACAACTCAGGCACTCCACTAGCAAGACACAGCCTTGTTAACCTGCACTTTTATTGACTATTTACTATCAAACACTCCAGGAACACTTGTATAAACACGTGGCAGAAACACGGGGTGTTCAAGCAAACCGAACTGCGAGACTTTCACTGTACCACAACTCGCTTATCAAACTCTCCTCTGCTTGCTACTGAAAAGCTTCgatgaagttttaaaacaaggaGGTAACACGAGCCGCCATCACAATTCAGGTCATTCCTGTGAGAAATGCAAACTATTTTAGCAGCATCTAAATATAACGAGCCTTCAGCTGGACTCACAGCCCTCTGAAGCCCCAGTCTCTAAAGCACACTGTCTAGCAGCCTGCTGTGCACTTTCCCTCAGCCAAGCAAGCGTCTCACACTTGTTAGAGGTTTTGTGTGCCCACCTTTCTCCCCTACCCCCACCTACGCAGCTTTGTCTTCTGCACCAGCTCTGGCATTCATCTAACCACAAGGAACGCCGGTCCAGCTGAGTAAGTCAGCAAGAAAaacctgggattttttttcGGTTGATTTGGGGTTTTTTGCTTGGTTAATTTTCTGCCTCGTCAGAGAACTGACCTGGATCAATATGTGGTCAGACACTTGACTAAGCTGGCTCGGAGGCAGACGCTCTACCTTTAAATAACACATGAATGCCATTTCAACTTCCCAACCAAACCCACCCACGAGAGCAAGCGCCCCATCCTGACCCTCCTTCACACTGAGCTGGCAGCGCGGAACAGGCACGTGAGGGCACCACGTGCACAGAGCCTCTGCTGCAAAACAAACTGGATCTCGTGCGTTCGTCTGTCACCCACCAGAACGCGGCACCTGGCTTAGAACTGAAAACTCCTCGTGATTACACAAAGCATTCCGCCAAAGGCACATTGCCTAACCACTCAGGCCACAAagagccctggggagggggctcagaCCACCAGGGAAGCCTGCCCGAGAATAAATACAAAGTCAGGTTTGCTTCTGTTTAGCAGATGCGTGAAGTGAAGGCGATATtacagagaaggggaaagatGAATGCATGAAAGACACGGCCGAGTGCTAGTGCAGTGACCACAGAGCTAGTCGCTCTGCTGGTTTCTGGAATACAACAAGCTCGTGCAGCTTTGACATTTAGGGGCTCTCCAAGGTCTAACAAAGTCAGCCACGCTGTACCCTTTCTCCCAAGAGGCTCCcacaggagaggcagcagccactacctgccagctcctgcagcacagaccACGTGTGATGTGCTCCCATCATCCCGGGGCGGAACAAAACCTACACGCTGCGCAGAGCAGCTCACCTGACAGCACTTCAGGCAGCCGAGGCCATCTGAGCACTGACACTTACATCAAA from Aythya fuligula isolate bAytFul2 chromosome 8, bAytFul2.pri, whole genome shotgun sequence includes these protein-coding regions:
- the TADA1 gene encoding transcriptional adapter 1, with protein sequence MAAIVSELEAAKKSLSEALGENVKQYWANLKLWFKQKISKEEFDLEARRLLTQDNVHSHNDFLLAILTRCQILVSAPEGAGSLPWPGGSATKPGKPKGKKKISSVRQKFDHRFQPQNPLSGAQQFVAKDPQEDDDLKLCSHTMMLPTRGQLEGRMIVTAYEHGLDNVTEEAVTAVVYAVENHLKDILTSVISRRKAYRLRDGHFKYAFGSNVNPQPYLKNSVVAYNNLIESPPTSVTPSAGQSLAPQPPPDDAEQQAALLLACSGDTLPASLPPVNMYDLFEALQVHKEVIPAHTVYALNIERIVMKLWHPNHEELQQDKIHRQRLAAKEGLLLC